One genomic window of Ruminococcus gauvreauii includes the following:
- a CDS encoding ATP-grasp domain-containing protein: MKKRLMILGSLNEFTQLVKLAKERGICTVVCDGYPDSPAKQIADFAYDIDVRETVSLSRYARQHDVDAIITSFSDLLFECMVRSSDKAGLDCYLKPEQLPFYRNKMKMKQLLNSLSIATPRHVCLKRGFSDTELSELRFPAVTKPLDMYGSRGLYVLNSPAEVRRYFSRACSTSRVKEILVEEYNTGYEFNLMSWVMDGQVHILSIADREKTGTGTRDVPISTRNVYPSRLIGDVYEPAKNILEKFIAATGQTEGALSMQFFWAPGQAVEVCEIAGRFLGYEHELIEYSSGLSIEKLLLDSIYDRDALRKTLNEHSAFMAKHSAVLYFHSRPGYIGSQQTALEITEWPEVAESQLFYREGEAVVMHGPNPYFARYDITGKTRPYIDSVTQRIYDTMTVKDIRGKELLYRNEMPRYPENH, from the coding sequence ATGAAAAAACGTTTAATGATTTTAGGTTCCCTGAATGAATTTACACAGCTGGTTAAACTGGCAAAGGAACGCGGTATCTGCACCGTTGTCTGCGACGGATACCCCGACAGTCCCGCAAAACAGATTGCGGATTTTGCCTACGATATCGATGTCCGCGAAACAGTGTCCCTGTCGCGCTATGCCCGCCAGCATGATGTAGACGCCATTATCACCTCGTTTTCCGACCTCCTGTTTGAATGCATGGTCAGGTCCTCCGATAAGGCCGGCCTGGATTGCTATCTCAAACCCGAACAGCTGCCGTTCTACCGAAATAAAATGAAGATGAAGCAGCTTCTGAATTCGCTCAGCATCGCAACACCGCGCCACGTATGCCTGAAACGCGGATTTTCCGATACGGAACTTTCAGAGCTTCGTTTTCCGGCCGTGACCAAACCGCTGGATATGTACGGCTCCCGCGGACTGTATGTGCTGAACTCCCCCGCAGAGGTACGCCGGTATTTTTCCCGCGCCTGCTCGACCTCGCGTGTGAAAGAAATTCTCGTTGAAGAATACAATACAGGGTATGAATTCAATCTGATGTCCTGGGTAATGGACGGCCAGGTTCATATTCTCAGTATCGCAGACCGCGAAAAGACCGGGACCGGAACGCGTGATGTTCCCATCAGTACCAGAAATGTCTATCCATCCCGCCTGATCGGTGATGTCTATGAACCTGCCAAAAATATTCTGGAAAAGTTCATCGCCGCCACTGGCCAGACTGAAGGGGCATTGTCTATGCAGTTCTTCTGGGCTCCCGGGCAGGCGGTCGAGGTCTGTGAGATTGCGGGACGCTTCCTGGGATATGAGCACGAGCTCATAGAATACAGCAGCGGCCTGTCCATCGAAAAACTGCTCCTTGATTCCATCTATGACAGAGATGCTCTCAGAAAAACTTTGAACGAACACTCTGCATTTATGGCAAAGCACAGCGCCGTCCTGTATTTTCACAGCAGGCCGGGGTATATCGGCAGCCAGCAGACCGCTCTTGAAATCACGGAATGGCCGGAAGTTGCGGAGAGCCAGCTGTTTTACAGGGAAGGGGAAGCAGTCGTTATGCACGGTCCGAATCCCTACTTTGCCCGCTATGACATTACCGGAAAGACGCGTCCATACATCGACAGCGTCACACAGCGGATCTATGATACGATGACCGTGAAAGATATTCGCGGAAAGGAACTTCTCTACCGAAACGAGATGCCCCGGTATCCGGAAAATCACTGA
- the rfbD gene encoding dTDP-4-dehydrorhamnose reductase has product MRILVTGVKGQLGYDVVNELTKRGHEAVGVDVEEMDITDPGAVERVITDARVEAVIHCAAYTAVDAAEDHVDICRRVNAYGTENVAKVCEKLDLKMMYISTDYVFDGEGTRPWEPDDERHPLNIYGQTKYEGEVAVTDHVEKFFIVRIAWVFGVNGKNFIKTMLKLGETHDTLTVVDDQTGSPTYTYDLAVLLVDMILTDKYGFYHATNEGLCTWYEFAAEIFRQAGMHVNVVPVGSEEYPAKAKRPYNSRMNKDKLDDNGFHRLPPWQDALGRYLKEIL; this is encoded by the coding sequence ATGCGAATATTGGTAACTGGAGTCAAAGGCCAGCTTGGCTATGACGTGGTAAATGAGCTTACAAAGCGCGGTCATGAGGCCGTAGGAGTCGATGTGGAGGAGATGGACATCACAGACCCAGGAGCTGTGGAGCGTGTCATCACTGATGCGCGTGTGGAAGCAGTCATCCACTGTGCCGCATACACCGCCGTTGATGCAGCGGAGGATCATGTGGATATCTGCCGCAGGGTCAACGCGTACGGAACCGAAAATGTAGCGAAAGTCTGTGAAAAACTGGACCTGAAGATGATGTACATCAGCACGGATTACGTTTTTGACGGCGAGGGAACACGTCCCTGGGAACCGGATGATGAACGGCACCCATTGAACATCTATGGACAGACCAAGTATGAGGGCGAGGTGGCGGTGACAGACCACGTAGAAAAATTTTTTATCGTCCGTATCGCCTGGGTGTTCGGCGTAAACGGCAAAAACTTTATCAAGACGATGCTGAAGCTCGGAGAGACGCATGATACGCTCACCGTTGTGGATGATCAGACAGGTTCGCCGACGTATACGTACGATCTGGCGGTTCTGCTTGTGGATATGATCCTGACGGATAAATACGGGTTTTATCATGCGACCAATGAAGGACTTTGCACCTGGTATGAATTTGCAGCGGAGATTTTCCGCCAGGCGGGTATGCATGTGAATGTAGTTCCGGTAGGGAGCGAAGAATATCCTGCAAAGGCGAAACGCCCTTACAACAGCCGTATGAACAAAGACAAGCTGGATGACAACGGTTTTCACAGACTTCCGCCATGGCAGGACGCGCTGGGCCGCTATCTGAAAGAGATCCTGTGA
- a CDS encoding glycosyltransferase family 2 protein, whose protein sequence is MSLYSVVVPVYNSEHTLEELYTRLRDVFEQTLREDFELILVDDSSRDNSYQIMKQLRSRDRRVRIIQMARNFGQHPALLCGFSYARGDFVITMDDDLQHPPEELPKMISVMNERDDVDVILAKYEGRKHNFIRRLGTRFSVWATSKMLGKDPDLEITSFRLMRKFIVDAILTTNTHLPQIGNLLVQTSNRIINVPVRHDARAYGKSGYPFRRLVRDLIYDITNHTAFPLLVVRDIGILGFAVSVLLALYYLIRYLIFGASVEGWTSLILIMLCGFSLILLSLGIIGMYLMNILNESKKMPHYTVRQKDTEE, encoded by the coding sequence CCTTGAAGAGTTATATACACGCCTGCGTGATGTGTTCGAACAGACACTCCGCGAGGACTTTGAACTTATCCTGGTTGATGACAGTTCCCGGGATAATTCGTACCAGATCATGAAGCAGCTGCGCAGCCGTGACCGGCGTGTCAGGATCATACAGATGGCCAGAAATTTCGGTCAGCATCCTGCCCTGCTGTGTGGTTTTTCCTATGCCAGAGGTGATTTCGTGATCACAATGGATGACGACCTGCAGCATCCTCCGGAAGAGCTTCCGAAGATGATCTCTGTGATGAATGAACGGGATGACGTGGATGTCATTCTCGCAAAATATGAAGGCCGCAAACATAACTTTATCCGGAGACTGGGCACGCGTTTCTCTGTCTGGGCGACTTCCAAGATGCTCGGGAAAGATCCGGATCTGGAGATCACAAGTTTCCGGCTGATGCGGAAGTTTATCGTAGACGCCATACTGACGACAAACACACACCTTCCGCAGATCGGCAATCTGCTGGTACAGACCTCCAACAGGATCATCAATGTGCCGGTACGCCACGACGCCCGTGCTTACGGGAAAAGTGGTTACCCTTTCAGGCGGCTGGTCAGGGATCTGATCTACGATATCACGAACCATACCGCATTTCCTCTTCTCGTCGTGCGGGATATCGGAATCCTGGGATTTGCAGTCAGCGTACTGCTTGCATTGTATTATCTGATACGCTATCTGATCTTTGGCGCTTCCGTGGAGGGCTGGACGTCTCTGATACTGATTATGCTCTGCGGATTCAGCCTGATACTGCTCTCCCTGGGCATTATCGGCATGTACCTGATGAATATTCTGAATGAATCTAAAAAAATGCCGCACTATACGGTGCGCCAGAAAGATACGGAGGAATAA
- a CDS encoding ArnT family glycosyltransferase, producing the protein MKDEKKEFRIELVFLIAVFVFLVLWAVVQPFNASPDEAMRYQIVDFIARHGTLPHGGDPEVRDAMWGISYGFNPILSYIFSAGFVKITSFFTSGEQALLIAARMVNVMLGTGFAFLVRRIARRLFQKPAGWFFTLAVTFLPGCLFVFSYVNTDGLALFSTALIILMWVRALESGWEIRTCAGLGTGIGLCAMSYYNAYGVILASILFFCVTVLLCRDRKWDVRFLLSRGLLITAFVAAIAGWWFIRSYIIYDGDILGMRTSSQYAEMYAVEELKPSNRQTIQSTGMSILGMMAFVPGDWQHNWLMTVMVSFIGTFGFMKVFMPFLLSKLYILLFGVGGAGVLTGIRRLFFVRKDRCECRKVMIGMESAQVKVIYRRERWNPENVFRWAMLVTMAVPPIVLVWYAYTSDFQAQGRYVMPAVIPVMYFVTLGYEQWFSGILKKEKAGRWFFLLACMFFIISAVYTYAAVFLPSCR; encoded by the coding sequence ATGAAGGATGAAAAAAAAGAGTTCCGTATTGAGCTGGTATTTTTGATTGCCGTTTTCGTTTTTCTTGTTCTGTGGGCAGTTGTCCAGCCGTTTAATGCATCGCCGGATGAGGCGATGCGGTATCAGATTGTGGATTTTATTGCACGTCACGGCACGCTGCCTCACGGCGGAGACCCGGAAGTTCGGGATGCGATGTGGGGAATCTCCTATGGATTCAATCCGATTCTTTCGTATATTTTTTCGGCGGGGTTTGTCAAAATCACATCATTTTTCACTTCGGGTGAACAGGCACTGCTGATAGCCGCGCGCATGGTGAACGTAATGCTGGGGACCGGGTTTGCCTTTCTGGTGCGGCGGATCGCACGGCGGCTGTTTCAAAAGCCGGCCGGATGGTTTTTCACGCTAGCGGTGACGTTTCTGCCGGGCTGTCTGTTCGTGTTTTCCTATGTCAACACGGATGGACTGGCGCTGTTCTCGACGGCCCTGATCATTCTGATGTGGGTGCGGGCGCTGGAAAGCGGCTGGGAAATCAGGACGTGTGCAGGACTCGGTACGGGAATCGGACTGTGTGCCATGTCATACTACAACGCATACGGAGTGATCCTCGCGAGCATTCTGTTTTTCTGCGTCACGGTTCTGCTGTGCAGAGACCGGAAATGGGATGTTCGGTTTCTGCTTTCGAGGGGACTGCTGATCACGGCGTTTGTCGCGGCGATCGCGGGCTGGTGGTTCATACGCAGTTATATCATCTATGACGGCGATATCCTGGGGATGCGGACGTCGTCGCAGTATGCCGAGATGTACGCGGTGGAAGAGCTGAAGCCGTCGAACCGTCAGACGATACAGTCCACGGGGATGTCCATTCTGGGGATGATGGCGTTTGTGCCCGGGGACTGGCAGCACAACTGGCTGATGACGGTTATGGTGAGCTTCATCGGCACGTTCGGTTTTATGAAGGTCTTCATGCCGTTCCTGCTGAGCAAGCTGTATATTCTGCTGTTCGGTGTCGGAGGTGCAGGCGTGCTGACTGGTATTCGGCGGTTGTTTTTTGTCAGGAAGGACAGATGTGAGTGCAGAAAAGTCATGATAGGCATGGAGAGTGCTCAGGTGAAGGTCATTTACCGGCGGGAGCGATGGAACCCTGAAAATGTATTCCGGTGGGCGATGCTTGTGACGATGGCTGTTCCGCCCATCGTGCTGGTGTGGTATGCTTATACAAGTGATTTTCAGGCGCAGGGCAGGTATGTGATGCCTGCGGTGATCCCTGTCATGTATTTCGTGACGCTCGGATATGAGCAATGGTTCTCGGGGATATTAAAAAAAGAAAAGGCCGGCAGATGGTTTTTCCTGCTCGCCTGTATGTTCTTTATCATCAGCGCGGTCTATACTTATGCAGCGGTCTTCTTGCCGTCCTGCAGATAA